The sequence CAAGAATTCACATACCCAAAAAGAATCTGCGAGGAAGATTTCCAAAGGCTTCATACTGCGTACAAGTACAATATAACGCAGATCAAACTTCTTCCCGTTAAACAGAGCAGGATGCTCGATATACTTTTGACATATCTTAGGTCCAGTTTCCATGAGACGGATAATGGAAGATAAGTTATCGGTGACCGTAGTATCGATAGTCCGTGCCATATTCCATGGCTTCAGTATCCATAAATTATTTAATCCATCTCTTTTACGCACAAAATAATCACCAATAAGTTGAGATAAATGTGTCTCGAGATTGTAAGTAGGCTGCAACCACTCAGTGCATCCATGTGCCTTTTTGGAAAAGTGAAATTTCTAGATCTTAGCATTTGGcagaaagaaataataaataaatgtattCCTATATATGAGCTAGTTCCCATTCTGTACCTTCTCAACAGTCTCTGCCAAATGATGTTTCATGACTAGACAAGCTTCAAAGGGAAATTGGTTTACATATTGCTGATCTGTTATCCCAGTAGCCTTCCTTGTTTCCTCATCAATCTGCATACTTGTCCATATGATATCTGCCTCTTTTGGATCACTAGCTGGATTGAACAAAGAAATTTATGACCATCTAAGAAAATGATCAACATACAAAGTGAAGTACAATTCTTAGAGCAAAACAAAACCTAAATAACCATACTCCTAATGCGATTGATTTTTTGGAAGTTACTTTAGCTCAATCTAAATTAGTAGAGCTACATACTAAAGTATTCTGACATAATTGAAAACAGTTGCAGTACATACTCATTATAAATTCAGGGCGGTTTAAAAATTCTTCAACTTGAGGATTGTCGGTGTAAACATGTAAAATGCCTCCTTTGCTCTGATGTAGTCCTTCAGTGTTTGACGTGGTCTGAGAAATGGATGAAGCCAACGCTTTCCATCGCAGATTCCTGATGTGTTTCTCGTATTCCTGATATAATTTCTCTAGATTAGATTGAAACTTAGCAGTGCCCCGTCGCAGCTTTAATAGTCAAATGAATAAGAGATTCATAAACAAGAAAGTACATTCACAAAATAGTTTTGCGGGGTGTGAAACCAAGCTGTAAGTCTAGCAGATCGTTGTTTGTCCTCCCCAATGCCAAACAGATAATCACGAGTGCATTCATCACCTTTTTGAACATTGTGGATTGGCCATAATAGGGTAAAGCTGGAAGACAAAAATTAAAGGATCACTTTTCACAAAGGCAGAATAATACATAAAGAAAGCATGCTCTTATACAATGAAGgggaaaaaaggaaataaagaaaCCTTATGGCTGACGTTAGATTCCCCTCTGGCATGAAGAGGAAAGGAGCCACACTGAAATTTGGCTCATCACTATGCCGCAAAACTGAACCTAGCTCATCCATCACGTACCTGCAAAGAGCTCCagataaaagattaaaacacgTACATTCTGGAAAAGGTGGAAGAGTAACTTAAACCTAGTTGATAAACAGCATACCAAACAGAGGTTTCATCAATCTTTTCCTCATCTGCTAGTCTGTAGGTCATCAAATATTGCCACATCGCATTTATAACACGATCAGGGAGAGGCTCCTCAGGAGCCCACTCAGGGAGACGTGGGAGAAGCATTGAATCAATCACATGCTTTCCAGAATTCAATATTTTTGCCACGTCAATGCCATTCAGAGTTTTCAGATTAGggagagatttaattatgtCTGAAGCCTTCTCTCCAAGAGGACCAGGAATATCCACCTGCATAACCAAATAAGAACAGTGCACGATTAATGGCTCTTTACGAACAGTCATTTAGAGCAGGGTTCCACAGCAGATAGaccaattttgacaaaatacCTCCAGAGAACTTAAGCAAGGAAATTCCTTCAGGACTTTCAACAAGTCACCAACAGAATTTTGTTCCAAGGGATTTCCCCTAAGATTCAAGTACGAGAGAGATGGCAGCTCAACGGGTGAAAAGGCCTGAGAAGGATGACTAAGAGGATCGTCAAACTATGTGAAACTATTTAATGGTCATAGCTTATACATTTGAACGCCTTAAAACATTTGTCGAACTTTCTATCATCCCTTTGATGAAAACAAAGTCAGTGGTTAAGAGTGTCTATTTCCTTCAAGATTATAACATGCTAACCAAGTTGTGAAATTCTTACCTTGTTGATTAAGTTGTGAATACATCTACTTGAAAGGTCAAGTCTTGTCAAGCATTGCAATGTGTGATCAGCTGGGTAGATGCTTCCGGGATTATCCTTCTCATACACATCTCCACAAAATCCCAATGCCCACTTGGAATAGTTAAGAGTAAATCGTGAGTTGTAGATTTCTAAATTTGAGGATCCTTCTAGAACTTTCTGCAGCAGGTTCTCATCACTGAAAAGGAAGAGTTCAGAAAACTTCTGCAGGACAGTCATTAATTTAAGCATGAAGACACAAAGGTATTATGCATCACTAGACCATCAAACGTACCAGTTTTCTGCAACCGGATTATCGTTCAACCAAAGTGCTCTAAGATGTTTAAATTTAGCAACTTCCTGAGCGACCACATCTACATTTCTAAGCTTATTTCCAGTCAAGCTAAGTGCAAGTAAATCCTAAATCATAAGAAATATAACACACTTTTAAAACTAGTGAGTGAACAGAACAGATTGAGAAATGAATTACTGACATCTTCGACATATTTATATGAAGATATCCATACAGCTTTGATACTAGAAACTGATACTAGGAGAAAGTTCTATCTCTTTCCAACATTAGTTCAaacaaaaatgttgaaaatgttCGGAATGCAATATCATACATCTGACAACTTCAATACAACTCCTATATTGCATGAATACAGTGGAAAAGAGTTTAGTATTACAATTCGGTCCAAAATGGTCAATCCAAACCTGGGTTGTTGGATTACATTACATTACATTACCATCTAATTCCATTAGAGTCCAACAAACAGCCCCTAACATTGCAATTATAATCGACGCAATACACAACCATTCCAACATTGAGTATTTACATTAGTTTTCGATGATAAAATTTTACGTCAAATTGTTTGCTCAAATGATTAAAGATACCGGAAACTTAGTTGGCAAATCGAGGGACAGCAGTGTATCATCATTAATTTGAAGATCCTCAAGCTCCAACCATCTAACAGAgtcatttcctttttctttcgcACCGCGTACTTCACTCTCCAACAGCTCCCAAACACCCTGTTTAGCTTCATcatcatttgattttgaataatctTCCCCTTCCTCATCCAAATTCATATCAATATCCACACACATCAAGGACGCCATTCTCTCCGCCAATCCCGGCACTTCCAGCAACTATCCGCACGCAAGCATTTCCAAGTTAACAAGAGTAACTCACTTTAGAAACCTTCGAATTGAAGTAACAAATTCAGTACAAGGACCTAACCTGCTTGTAAGCGTCGGAGAGACGGAAAGTCCAGGCATGGTCGACAAGGAAGACGTGCGATTCCTTGGCCATAAAGTCTGAGGAGAGGACGAGGCGCCTACAGCGTCCATCCTCAAACGGTTCGACTTGGAAGTGAGCGCCGCCGTCGAAGGTCTCCGAGGTCAGTTTCAGAAACAGTTGACGGTGCAGAGACTGGGGAAGTCCGGAGGCAGTGAGGAGCAAACCGTGAACTTCGACGAAATCCTCAAAGGTTTGGATTCTTTTGCCGTCGGCCATTTCTCGACGTGAATTTTCGCTGTCCACCGTTCAGTGGCGGCTTTGTGCAACTCGAAAGCGCAGAACTGAGCTCGGCCACCGCACTGAGGAGGATGCTCAATCGATGTGGGGTTGGACCGTCCCAATGGAATGTATGTGAGCCCAAGCCCATGGTTTATGggctcaaatttaattttatgcaattttattatttaattttttaatgatatCTATTTATATTCGGAATTTTGCGATGGATGTGGCCTTTTGCTTGCTTCAACACCATGTGAAATTACTATTTTGACCTAAGAATCACATGTCAGGATTATCACTCTCGCTCTTTGCTTTTTACTCTTTACTCCTTCTATCCTccatatcaaatatcaaattgtttttatatattaaaaaaatttctcgcttcttctattttttttctcaattcattttttattgttAGAAATATTCTCACTTCTCCCTCATTGTccttatttctcaaaaaaataatattatagatttgagccaaagaagaacaaaagaaaattgaaggaaTCGATTaaggaaggagaagaagaatcaACCGAAGAAGAATCTATAGATTGAAGAAAGAGAATGattagatttatttaaaaaagaaaaaaaggaaaaaaaaaaactacaaatcgaagaagaaggaaaaagcgTACACTTGAGGtcaaaatcttaattttatatGACACTGACGTAAGTAGAAGACCAAAATTCCTTAATTTTTCAAACTCAATATTAATTGTCATTTCCAAGGGCTTTTGTACGATTTTCTCTTCATACTCTTAAACTTTatgagttgtatcaatttaaacattaaacttTTATGAGTGTATTAATTTATACTCTtcatatcataatatatatatatatgttactCTCCATTACATTTTGTTTAGAAAAAGCTCATGTGAAACTTACAATTGTATAAAAAACCCTAAACTTTTCATAAATGATTCAATTTAGactcttattcaaaattttcttggATAATTGTCCATGCATTTACTCTAATGAGTTGTTTGGTCTACCAACTTATTGAGTTGATATAAACAACTCAACTTCAATACTTAAAGCACTATTGAATTTGCACATTGATCGagtaactccattttttttatgtactttCATTTACCAAGGAACTTCATCTTCCTCTCATCTATACTTTTTACATTTACCAAATGACTCCATCTTAACTTTCTTAATTTACTTTTCACAATTATTAAGAAACTCAATCTTACAATTCTATACTTGAAACACAAATTTATTAACTTTAACATATTAACCCCAAACTTATTAACTCAACTCAGTGGGCCAAAACGCCTCCTAATTGTCCATTTTTAATACCGATATTTGAAGAGATCTATGTACATTTGAGAATTTAtgcattgatgatttttaaagttaattgtaaTAAAGAGTCTAAATGGATTAATTTATGAAAGTATAAGAGTTTGATTGACTCAAATTATAAGCCTCACATGGTATTTGTCGAATGGAATCTAGATAAATGTGTAAATAGAtacagttaaaaaaaataaatagaatttaaactaatataattattcaTGATTCAAGgtgtgtaaattgatatttctTTACCAATTCATTAATCACATATCACATAGACGGCAAATTTTAAAAGGTTactttttaaagtaaaaattcTAGAGTTTATGATAATGTCagtttttctatttctttctttctttcaataaTTGTGCCACCAACTAATCTCCACTGTGTAACATTACTAAAATTTTATGTTGCTTTTTAGGTCAAAATTCTAAGCAAtcatgtatgtgtatatatatatatatatataaataaaaggtaaaattactcgtttctttaaaaaaaaaaatgtcaaatgaccttTTATTAATGGTATGATTGAATGAAGTTACGAATATGCTCTTGATTTCTTCCTTCctctttccttctttttctccgATACAACTTCTTCGGTGGACCAACTTCAGTaaaactcttttttctttttttctttcctactttttttcctttttttttctgcaTACCAACTTTAGccaaaactcttttttttttttccttttttttccccctttttttcatctctttccTTCGCCTTCTTCTCTGACACAACCTACTTTGgcgaaaactatttttttctctttttctccctCTTTCCTTATTCTCCTTCTTCTCCGACACGACCAACTTCGACGAAAAACCACGCCCCAGCTCCCGTTGGGAGAAAGAAGAGTCATAtgtgaggaaaagaagaaagagagcgAGATGGACTTTTCCGCGTGCACGAgtttattttggtaatttcactcGAATGTAACATTAGCTGAAGATcacttgatattttttttaataaaaaagttcATTTCCCATTTGGGCCTAAATTTGAATCATCCATATAAATTTTCTCGATTTGTATGACTCTACAATATTTAGGTGCGGTACTAATATAAGATATCAATTTAGATATGTTATTACCATATTAAACTCACGTCTTCTAAACCTTTTATTATACCCATGACTTTTATTAACCACATAATGTAATGACTATATGATCATCATCATGATCATGACTTTGTTTTTCACTATATCCTTACTTTCAAAATTTAGGaatttttctttctcaaataATAAAGCTTTAATAATGATGAATTTCACATCAATCTTAAATAATGAAATTCTTCTCCGACTTTTGCAATAACAACAATTATCAACTTTTTGTgtgttattttaaaataaccAAATAATGCACAATTTTGAATGGGTAAGTTAATTAATTCGACCAAAAAAAGAGTTACACATAGACTCTAACTAGACGAAATAAATTTGTCTCcgaaaattgtattttttttttctttttagactTGGTCAGTGAgagttttcaaaactaaaacgTGTGGTAATTCATGTTTGGTACTTGCTTTTCAGTTACTTAGGCTCgtagtattaaattttcatcaacatatcaatattttcattgatatttctATGCTTTCATGAGTTCAACATCAACATGAAGAGTGAACTGATGTTTCACTATACGGTAGAAAAATCCATAAAACTAAtgtaaacataatataaataatagacatttaaaaaccacaaaatgtttatttgatcatttaaattaattttttattttttttgtttttttattttttttctagaaatatCAGTCAAAATcgacattttattgatatttccaTTGATATTTCTGTAAAATTATGACCTCGATATTTTCATTGACATCAATATTTAAAACCACTTCAAAATTGGTATTTCCTATcctcaaaatttgaatttaatttctaattcgtccctaaaaattttgaaattgctttttaatttcaattatctAATGGTGcctagttttaaaaactaaaatatatattaaaaaaacaaattctaatccatttaaaacaatatatatgaACAAAATCTAATCATAATACATTAATCACAACATCGATTAACACATGTACCTTTGATAATTCTActgacataatatatatatatatatatatatatatatatataaataacatCAACTTCTAAGACCATTTTGGAAACCaatttcaaactttaaacaTTACTTAAAAGTCCAATTTAAATATTGGAACCAAATATGTCATATTTGAAATTTGTAAAACTAAATAGGagttaatttcaaatctcaataACTAAAACATGTTAGTATTGAAAACTTAATAAAACAAATAGAAGAAGTGCCGTAACAACAATAACAACGGTAATAATAACGATAcgacataattttcaaatacaattGAATTGAGCACCATTCCTTCGTTAATCTGTTCACgtttttttattatagattAAAAAGTGTGGACTCAAGATATTAGTACAGATGCAATAAAAAAACACCAAAAGTAATCAAATGAAACCAACTATTCACATTACTATGGAGTAAAAGTGCATAAATTCCAATCTTAATTTGCTAATAGAATCTCCTTTCAAAGTTTTGATCATTAAATTTcacaaattataaaattatcatcaaaatatggAGTCAACTAGCTATAGGGTTGGCAAATCTctcaaatataacaatcaaattaaaagttttgtGGCATCAAATTGGttctttttataacaatttcTTGGGTTCAGTCCAATGTTCTTTTTAgggttttatatatttatttggttaACTTTGACAAAGTCACCAAATATCCccttcaataataataatgatatctCAACTATACTTACCATATAATTCTTTTCAACATTTATCAAACATTCCCTAAAAAATGCCCCAACTTACTTAAAATGACATTAAATGCCAGCATTATTTGCCATTAAAATCATACCTTTCTGTATTCCAAATTGATAAGAAAACAAAATCTTACCCACAGTAActtcttatatatattttttttgtctctTTAATTTATATGTCCATATTTGGCTCTCTGTTCTTCACACtaaatgcatattagtatgtttaatttaaaccCCTTTTTTGGGTTAATCATGTTAATATACTTAGTGTTTAACAACTTCCACATGTTCTTAATTAATCACCaatttattaatcatattattaTTGCAATAATTTCTTATCCttagaagaaggaaaagttaTATTAAAATGGGGTTTTCGTTAGTTATATAAAAGGGATAAAGGGTTTAGTATTCTTGGTTttttgagaagaagaaaaagtgaTTTCAATTTATggggattttttttcttaattattcatTTAAAGGAATTTTGTTTaaggatttgaaaaaaaaaaaataaaaaaatctagggGTTTTATTAGCTTAAGAATCATTAGAAGTTTAAGAAAGTgaaatttatgttaaattataagtttagtaaCTAAGTATCTAATAGATTCTCTTTTGTGTATGATAGTTTAGGGAATTTCAATTTCGGGTgtaataattttctaaaataaaaaattttcacgTCTAACACCGTGGAACccaaaacttttatttattgcgtcttaaacttttaattattgtGTCTAGGATATCCAAACTGTAAAAATTGCTTTAGGCTTGGGATTAGAtacacaaattatttaaaaaattcagaGGTTAAATTTGTAACTCAACCTAAAatttaggtttaaatactatttgaTTTGTTGGCCGCTTAAGACACTTAGTTTTATATTGtctttttattgaaattaaaaattcaaattcccttattttcttctttagatTTGAAGTTTTGATTTCTTGATCGACGTTATAATATGATTTTATCATGTATTTGTTGATTTATATGATTTTGTGTAAagaattgaatttaattaaagcCAGAAAATTCTATAAATGGTAAgattaatataacttttatcttgaatacttttttcttttttataaggATCGAATAATATCCAAAACCAAAAGcatgaataattcaaatttgggATTAAATGGTGAGAGGCTTCAATGGCGTCTTCTTCCTCAAcaagttcttcttcttcttccacgtTTGTTTCTCAAGAAGAATTCAACTTATTTCACAAAATTGACAGACAACTTTACACAATACTCGCCATTAACATAGGCCGTGACCCCATTGAAGCCCTCCAAATAATGGCCTTTTGGCTTTGGCTCGAACGAGTCGGCTTTCGCCATGTTGTTTTCCGATTGCTCCGCTTGCCGGTCCTTCTCATCAACGAGCTTGCCGACGAAGCCCTTGCTGCCCTAGCATGCATCCTCTCGGATCACCCGCCGCCGCTCTCCAACGACTACAATAATAGCATTCCTCTCACTCAAAATTTCATGAAGAAAGAAATTTCTCTTCAGTTTCTCTATGCTAACCGCCAAGCTGCCACTGAAGGAGTGGCTAAAATCCGAAATGAGGTTTGTTTTAGAGCCATGAAAGATATTATGCTCCGAGCCATGAGTCACCGACAAATCTCTGCCGCCACCCCCGTCACCGCTCCGCCACCGCCCCCTCCACCTCCACTGGGAGGATATCTGCAACCGCAGGTAACTTTCTAAATACTAAAAAGAATTTACAAAGTGAATCCAAACAGGTTTAGACTCTAACCCTAATTTACtgattataaatttagttttggaaaaataatttttaagttttgaatttgattcaaatagaGTCGATTATCatatttttaatctcaatttttattaaatatttattttttgtattaattaaattaaaataattatgaagtgaaaacttaaaaattaattttaatagtgatgaaaaaagcgaaacttaattaattataattatttaaaaatttttaaattaattaataaatattacacAAAATACAAAAAGTGTAAATCATGAAGAtatattgtttttcttctttgttatattttttggtttaattaattacattatttaATGTATTAAtggtatatatattttgaataattaaggTGCCGGTGCCACCAGAAGAAAGAGCAATGTTTGTAACATTTTCAAAGGGTTATCCAGTTCATGAGTGGgaagttagagaatttttcaataaaaattatggAGATTgcattgaaaattttcaaatgcaAGAAGTAGAAGCTAATGAACAAGCATTATTTGCTCGTATAGTTTTCAAATTAGCTTCTACAATTGATCTCATTCTTAGAGGACAACCAAGAATGAAGTTTACTATCAATGGAAAACATATTTGGGCTCGCAAATTTATCCCAAAGCAGCGTCCGTCGCCGCCTTCACCCCCACGGCCACCGGCAGCTCCGTCGTCGTCTCTGCCGTCTTTGACCACTAACAATTTAAGAAGATAAATTGAAGTTTGAAtttgtattttcaaatatgGAAGGTAATTGATATTTGTAGAAAaagttattgaaaaaaaaatgagattctcattctcatgctcAGTTTGTTTCATTCATAACTTCTTGCCTTATATTGCTGTTTTTTGATAATTAGTTTTTTTggagattaattatttaattcagtAACCATACACggatatatataataaaaatatgttatttgatttgatttttctcctagaattaaatattatttaccttatatttgtgtattttagttatattttcTTTGGGAGATATAATTAATGATTTTATT comes from Benincasa hispida cultivar B227 chromosome 2, ASM972705v1, whole genome shotgun sequence and encodes:
- the LOC120071107 gene encoding tubulin--tyrosine ligase-like protein 12; its protein translation is MADGKRIQTFEDFVEVHGLLLTASGLPQSLHRQLFLKLTSETFDGGAHFQVEPFEDGRCRRLVLSSDFMAKESHVFLVDHAWTFRLSDAYKQLLEVPGLAERMASLMCVDIDMNLDEEGEDYSKSNDDEAKQGVWELLESEVRGAKEKGNDSVRWLELEDLQINDDTLLSLDLPTKFPDLLALSLTGNKLRNVDVVAQEVAKFKHLRALWLNDNPVAENCDENLLQKVLEGSSNLEIYNSRFTLNYSKWALGFCGDVYEKDNPGSIYPADHTLQCLTRLDLSSRCIHNLINKAFSPVELPSLSYLNLRGNPLEQNSVGDLLKVLKEFPCLSSLEVDIPGPLGEKASDIIKSLPNLKTLNGIDVAKILNSGKHVIDSMLLPRLPEWAPEEPLPDRVINAMWQYLMTYRLADEEKIDETSVWYVMDELGSVLRHSDEPNFSVAPFLFMPEGNLTSAISFTLLWPIHNVQKGDECTRDYLFGIGEDKQRSARLTAWFHTPQNYFVNEYEKHIRNLRWKALASSISQTTSNTEGLHQSKGGILHVYTDNPQVEEFLNRPEFIMTSDPKEADIIWTSMQIDEETRKATGITDQQYVNQFPFEACLVMKHHLAETVEKAHGCTEWLQPTYNLETHLSQLIGDYFVRKRDGLNNLWILKPWNMARTIDTTVTDNLSSIIRLMETGPKICQKYIEHPALFNGKKFDLRYIVLVRSMKPLEIFLADSFWVRLANNPYSLEKKSLFEYETHFTVMNYRGRLNHKNIADFVKEFEQEHNVKWLDIHSTVRSMIRSVFESAAVVHPEMHSPFSRAMYGLDVMLDSSFQPKLLEVTYCPDCNRACKYDVENVLGDGEVVKGQEFYNYVFGCLFLNETTHVTPL
- the LOC120072131 gene encoding uncharacterized protein LOC120072131, which encodes MASSSSTSSSSSSTFVSQEEFNLFHKIDRQLYTILAINIGRDPIEALQIMAFWLWLERVGFRHVVFRLLRLPVLLINELADEALAALACILSDHPPPLSNDYNNSIPLTQNFMKKEISLQFLYANRQAATEGVAKIRNEVCFRAMKDIMLRAMSHRQISAATPVTAPPPPPPPPLGGYLQPQVPVPPEERAMFVTFSKGYPVHEWEVREFFNKNYGDCIENFQMQEVEANEQALFARIVFKLASTIDLILRGQPRMKFTINGKHIWARKFIPKQRPSPPSPPRPPAAPSSSLPSLTTNNLRR